The genomic region CACGGATGGCCACCGAGGACCCGATGTGCTGGCAGGCCTGGCAGGCCGACCCGAACGCCATGTGGAACTGGAACGGCCTGTTCCGCGAGGGCGTGGCCGGTAACCACCAGGGCGCCATCCCCAACGGGCAACTGTGCAGCGGCGGGCGTACCCAGAGCGGTCGCTACAACGCAATGGACACCGTCGGCGCGTGGAAGACCACCTCGGTGGCGAACAACTTCCGGCTCCGCTTCTTCGACCAGGCCAGTCACGGCGCCGACTACATCCGGGTGTACGTGACCAAGCAGGGCTTCAACTCGTCCACGCAGCCGCTCGGCTGGAGCGACCTTGAGTTGGCCGGCCAGATCGGCAACACCCCTGCCTCGCAGTGGAATCCGGACACCGGTGGCGTCTCCATCCAGATTCCGGTGAGCGCGCCGGGACGTACGGGTCGCCACATCGTCTACACCATCTGGCAGGCCAGCCACCTGGACCAGTCGTACTACCTGTGCAGTGACGTCGACTTCGGCGGAGGCAACGGCACCCCGCCCCCCACGACCCCGCCCCCCACGACGCCGCCGCCGACCACCCCGCCGCCCACCACTCCCCCGCCGACCACCCCGCCGCCGACCACGCCTCCGCCGGCCGGAGCCTGCACGGCGACGTACCAGGTCACCGGCCAGTGGTCCGGTGGCTTCCAGGGCGAGGTGAAGGTGACCGCCGGCAGTTCAGGGACCCGAGGCTGGTCGGTGAGTTGGAACTACGGCAACGGCCAGCAGGTCACGTCGTCGTGGAACGCCACAGTCAGCACGAGCGGCACGCAGGTAACGGCACGTAACGCCAACCACAACGGCACACTTGCCGCCGGAGCGAGCGCCACGTTCGGTTTCCTCGGTTCGTGGAACGGCAGCAACCCAGTTCCGCTGGTCTCCTGCACGACGACCAGTTGATCCCCGGCCGGCGCCGCACCCGGGCGGGGGTGCGGCGCCGGACGGCGGGGCTCAGACCAGGCAGTTGACGATCTCGGCGACTGACCGGCGGCGGCCCGTGTAGAAGGGGACCTCCTCGCGGACGTGCCGGCGGGCGCCGGAGGCACGCAGGTCACGCATCAGGTCGACGATGCGGTGCAGCTCGTCGGCCTCGAACGCCAACATCCACTCGTAGTCGCCCAGGGCGAACGAGGCGACGGTGTTGGCCCGCACGTCCGGGTAGCCACGGGCCATCTTGCCGTGCTCGGCCAGCAGCTCACGCCGCTCGGCGTCGGGCAGCAGATACCACTCGTAGGACCGGACGAACGGGTAGACGCACAGGTACGGGCGGGCCTCCTCGCCGGCCAGGAACGCCGGGATGTGGCTCTTGTTGAACTCCGCCGGCCGGTGCAGCGCCATCTGCGACCAGACCGGGGTCAGCGCCCGCCCGAGGGTGGTGCGCCGGAATCGCAGGTACGCGTCCTGGAGGGCGTCGCTGGACGCGGAGTGCCACCAGATCATCACGTCGGCGTCGGCACGCAGGCCGGCGACGTCGTACACGCCCCGGATCACCACGTCCTTGCCGGACAGCTCCTCGAAGAGGGCCTCGACCTCACCTGTGACGTTGTCCCGCAACGACGGCAGCGGAGCGCTGGCCCGGAACACCGACCACATCGTGTAGCG from Micromonospora profundi harbors:
- the hemQ gene encoding hydrogen peroxide-dependent heme synthase, with product MTEQTNAARLRELNDSIRYTMWSVFRASAPLPSLRDNVTGEVEALFEELSGKDVVIRGVYDVAGLRADADVMIWWHSASSDALQDAYLRFRRTTLGRALTPVWSQMALHRPAEFNKSHIPAFLAGEEARPYLCVYPFVRSYEWYLLPDAERRELLAEHGKMARGYPDVRANTVASFALGDYEWMLAFEADELHRIVDLMRDLRASGARRHVREEVPFYTGRRRSVAEIVNCLV
- a CDS encoding lytic polysaccharide monooxygenase auxiliary activity family 9 protein, which produces MSTLTRSRRVLWLFAIATACTLLLTTALTTMLVRSASAHGSVVDPPSRSYSCWQRWGGDFQNPRMATEDPMCWQAWQADPNAMWNWNGLFREGVAGNHQGAIPNGQLCSGGRTQSGRYNAMDTVGAWKTTSVANNFRLRFFDQASHGADYIRVYVTKQGFNSSTQPLGWSDLELAGQIGNTPASQWNPDTGGVSIQIPVSAPGRTGRHIVYTIWQASHLDQSYYLCSDVDFGGGNGTPPPTTPPPTTPPPTTPPPTTPPPTTPPPTTPPPAGACTATYQVTGQWSGGFQGEVKVTAGSSGTRGWSVSWNYGNGQQVTSSWNATVSTSGTQVTARNANHNGTLAAGASATFGFLGSWNGSNPVPLVSCTTTS